TACAGTTCTACATCAGTTTCTAGAaacttaaaaaccaaaaccgaagcaaacccaaccaaaaacccaaagatAAACCACTGGCCAGTACAGTCTTTGGATActtagaggaggggagagagtcAGTTTCCAGGATGAAGTCAGTCAGTTTCAGCCTCACCAGGGTCTTTGCCTTCTTTGTTCTTCCTCACCTCTTCAATATGCTTGTCCTgaaagacagcagcaggaagcaatCAACTGCCCTGAGGCCCCAGGCAGGCACTGCCCTGGCTTCCTTCCCACCCAGCTCAGGGAAGGGTCCCAAGAGTCTGGGTTACTGCAGGATGAAGCTTTGTAGGAGAGTGCAAGGCCCTACCCCAGCTCCACCTACTCTCTCCACTCCAAGGGGAGGATTTTTGCCAAGTCTTTTGCAGATTAATAATCTTCCAGGAGCAGATCACCACAGAACCCCCAAAGGATGTCCACCTCAAAGcacttcccccccctcccttggccatttatcacagaatggtttaggctggcAAAGCTCTtgaagctcctccagtccaaccattccctcaCTCTACCAAGCCCGGTGgctaaaccacctccctcagcaccacatccacacagcttttcagtccctccagggatgaggattcaagtactaccctgggcagcctattccaaggCTTCCTTGGCTTTTCCTTGCCCAGTTTTCCCAGCAATAGAGCCTCTCCCCAGAGGGGACCTGGGGCTCAGACTCACCTTCTCCCTCAAGCGCTCCAGCTTGGCAGCCATTTGTGCCTCACGGTTTTCTTTGTTAGCTTCCATTTTGTGagtcagcttctcctcagccatTTTGCTGAAGTTGTTGTTCTCTTCAATGGctttctggagcacctcctttTCATGCTCCCTCTTCTCAGCAAGCTGCTTCAAGACTTCTGCTTCGTGAGACTAAGGAAAGAGAACTCAGGCTTTGAACGCGGAACAGGAGAACTGCAGAGATAGCCATGGCCAAGCAGCTCACAGCTCCCAAGAGGTTTTCTGCTGTCACTTTGTGCTGCAGGacagagctccctgctgcttcccccACCCACACCACCTCTGCTTCACCATTATGAACTACCAAGGAAgttccaagccccatctggatgtgttcctgtacgAACTGTGCTGGACTCTACAGTCCTGCTCGGGCAGCGGTCggactggaagatctgcagagctcccttccaacccctaacatcctgggatgaCTTTCAGGTCATCTTGAATGGGATTTCTTTGGAAAGAAGAAGATGGGTTCTTTGCTGCTAGCATTGAGAgctcctgcccaggctgctctcactcCTCACCACACTGAATGGCTGTGACTGAGGTCACAGAGGAGGCTGCACTGCACTTAAGCTCTGCACAGCCAAGGGGCTCCAAGCTACATCTCAACAGCAAATCTCCCAGCAAGTCAGACACTGCCTTTGCAAACCTGCCCATTACACATCCTCCACATTTTCTGGGGCAGAATTGCTCTTATGatgttaaaagcaaaaaaaaaaaaaaaaaagacaaaaaaccccagcttcATCCTGAAAACTAAACATTTCCCCCCAGTTTTTCCAGTGACCATTCCAGATCACTCTGAGAAAGGGCAAATGGGACATTAATTGCACCTGGCTGGAATCTTTGGGGCTCTTGGAACCTTTGCTATAGTCTGCAAGGCCACAACAAAGGTTCCTAGGAAGCCAGTGTTCTTAGGATCACACAAAGTGGTCATCACCCATCCCAAGCAGCACAAcctgcacagcccagctgagctgagctgactTCAGCCCTTCCCCATTTACCTTGCgcctctcctctgctgcttccagcttctTCTGAATCTCCTCCAGTGAGACATCCTTCTTCTTTGGAGGGGACAGGGGGAACTCTGGGGCTGCTTCTTTGGAGCGGGGGCCAAGGATCAGCTCAAATGCCTGCCCAGAAGCACGCTTCTCCAGTTCCTTCACTTGGATATCTAAGGAGCACAGGGACAACAAACACAGAGCTGGAAGGCAGGAACTGGCTCAGGCAGCCTCAACGACAGCCTCTGAAGATTCAATACCACAGAGCTCGCTGGAGGAAACAGGATGTGAGGCAGCAGTTTTCTTCTGAGCAGCAACAACCCCACTCAGAAGCACGGCAGGCAGCTTGCTTTGGAATTCTTCAACACATCACTACCCAAATGCCTGATGTTTAGTTTCAGGCCAGGGTTGTGAACAGAAGTTTATCAGCATTTCAAATGagaacaaaaatcaaaatcattCTTTCTCCAACAACAAGGCTGAGAAAGTTTCCAAAGATTTCACCTGACACAAGCAAGGAATGAAACCAGTTTGCACAGAAGTGTGTGCAAGCCATCAGCTGGCAGGCCAGGCCCTGCCCAgtgtcagctgcagcagcacagcagttctGATCACCAAGCTGTGGAGATGACAGCTCTGATGGCAGAGCAGATGgctcacagaggagctcaggccCATCTGCTAGCAGCCTAGGCTGCGAGGGCTCTGGGTCTGTTTTTACAAGCATCCCATTTTAACTGCTTCTCCAAAGCAGGCTAGAGGGGgaaacagcacagcagccacagctgaaTTTACTGCATTAGATTTTTACATTATTTCTGAGGAAAttaagagagggaaaaagaactCACAAAAGACATTTAGTACATGCCACATACCAGAAGTAGCCATGATCAAGAAAATATGAATCCAGAAGCCAACACTGGGAGAACTTCAATCAGATGGATTCCTAAAGAATAAAGAGAAATGCCTTTGAGCAGTGGGGAGATGGATTTCATTTCTTCTGATAAACTGCTCAGCATAATTAGATCTGCTGAACAAAAGATTCAGGAACTCCAGTCAGTCAGTGGGGTTGAGGCTGATGGACATTGCTAGGCACATCAGAGAGGTTCTCACCCTGTCAGTGGTGTTGCAGGATCTGTGTGATTGCACAGTTGGGCATTTGCAGTCCCTGTTTTACTCCACTGTAATGAAGCCATGCAAACAAAGACTCCCACTTCCCCAGCAGTCCTGCAGCACACTGGGCTAGGGATATTCCACCGACGTGCCTCTCTGAATTAAAATGGGGCACACCACAGGACGGTACACCCAGGACTCCTGCTGCTACCAAAGAATCTTAAACACACATCGAACTCCtttaaaattcagttttattttcacagcTGAAACCCGATGCTGCACATCACCACCGATGGGGGGGCACGCACGCCGCCCTGTATCACTTATTAAACGAGGACGTAGCAAGAAAAAGGCCATCAAacgtcttaaaaaaaaaaaaatccccctccCCCGATTTTTAAATCGAGCCTAAGGCAGCGGCTGGGTGGTTGCGCGGACCCGATCGGGTGGTGCTAGGACCCCGCAGCCCCCCGGGCCCCCAGCGGTTCCACCCCTCCCACTAACAGCCAATAGGAGCCGAAGCCTTCGCGCGGTAGGGCGGAGGCCCCGCCCCATCACCGCACGCGCCTTCCTCACCGCACCGAATTCAAACGGCCGGAGAGAGCGCGCGCGCGCGCCCGCCTGCCCGCGCGCGCGGGGGGCTCGGGGGAGGGCGGGGCCAACGGTAACATCCGGGTACCTGCCGCCCCCCGCCGCAGGTGCGGACCCGGGCCCCCGCCTCCGCCCCGGGTGAAacgaagggagggagaaaagcgGGCGGGGGGGGGACGACACGGACACACAAACGAGACGACGACGCCGGACACCCCCCGCCTCACCCCACCGCCACTAAACGGGGCTCGGCGGCGGGTCTTTGGGTTCGATGGCGTCGGGGCGCGGCTGCCCGGGCGCCGCCCCTTCCCCACTAACAATGGCGGGGTCCTGTCAGGCAGAGGAGGGggcgccgctgccgccgccagTAGGGCGTCGCCCCTCACAGAGCGTAGCCCGCTCCCGGGACAAAGGACACCCCCATCCCCACCGAGATTCGGAGAGCTAGGGACGCGCCCCCCGTCCATTGTCTCCCGTCCCTTTGTCACCGCGACGGCCGAGAAGCGGGCGGCGGAAGGGGATGCGACCCTCTCAAGGAAAAGGGGCAAAAAGAGTAGGCGTGGGACACCCCTCCTCAAATACCCGCAAATGTCTGTGGATCCCCAAAGGCTACCCCTCACGCTGACCCCCATCCTCAtccccctctgctgcagcaccgCCGCCCATCTCACTGAGCGCCGGAGCCCCACGggaccacctccctgccctgctccttctcAAGCCCCGGAGGGGCTGCGGACTCCCCAATACCGCCCGCAGCCCCGCCGCGCACCCACCTTCCCGCTCCGccgctccagccacactccgctcccgcccgccccgccgcgcACAAAAGCGCCAAACAATGGCACGTGACCCGACCCGCCCCGCCTCCATTGGCTCAGCGCGGCGGCACGTGCCGCCCGCTACAGGggggactggggagggggcGCGCGCCCCCTCCCACCCTCTCTCCTGCCGCCCCGGTGCATGCCGGGAGGCGTAGTCCGCCAGGGGCGGGCGGGGGCGGCGCGGGGCAGCTACCCCCGAGACCCGGCCGGGCCCAGGAGCAGGGTGCGGGACCGCGCCGCGACGTCTGCCGCCTGCACTGGCCGCTCCGGGGTCCTGCGCCCTGCTGCGTCGCCGTCTCCGCCCGTACCCGCAGGGCTGAGGGACTCCCTTTGTCTCCCACCGCGGTGGTGGGGAGGAGCGGGGTCCCGGTGGTCAGGGTCGCCTGTCCCCTCGCGGGGTGTGTGGTGGGTTCGGGTGGTCGCCTCGGAGCTGGGCATGGACCTCAGAGCCACGGTAATCTCAGGGCCATGGGCACCTTGCTCGGTGTCACCCAGGCACCTCGTGGCCATGGCCACTTGACTCAGGACCATGATCACCTCGGGGCTATGGTCACCTCCTTCGGGACCATGGACAGCTCATGGCCTTTGGCCACCTCAAGGTCATCACCACTTACCTGGAGGCCACAGTCACCTTGAGGCCATGGTCACTTCAGGGCTTGTCAGTGTTCCTGGGGCTATGGTATGCTTAGGACTCTTGGTCATCCTCAAGTGGCTCACCACGTTCCCTTGGGTACCAAAGGAGCCCCAAAGGAGCTCTGAGGGTCTGCCAACCTGTTCATCCCACAGCCCCTGGCAGTGTATTCTGGGGGACAGCCACTCGGCCACCTTAGGGGTGACACTAGCAAGCTTAAGCACATCATGTGTGTACCCAATGGCCCCCTCAAGACCTTCTGTCCTTGTCCCACAGGCTGCATTGCCAGCACTTCCCAGAATAATGCCATTCCCAAGTGCAGGTCAGGGATTTGCTCCCAGATATGCTTTACATGACCCAGCTGCACATTCACACCTTCCACATAAACCTCTCCTGCCCAATCCCCCTGGCAGCTGCCATGTTCCAGACACTCAAGTCACACCAAGAGCCAACATGCAGGTGGCTGGAGACCTGCACAAGCCCTGCTGCAAAGAAAGGACTTCCCTGGGGGGACCCACCCTTGTTGTGCACACTCttaccccca
The Indicator indicator isolate 239-I01 chromosome 33, UM_Iind_1.1, whole genome shotgun sequence DNA segment above includes these coding regions:
- the LOC128977616 gene encoding serine/arginine repetitive matrix protein 1-like, producing MGGHARRPEPKPSRGRAEAPPHHRTRLPHRTEFKRPERARARARLPARAGGSGEGGANGNIRVPAAPRRRCGPGPPPPPRVKRREGEKRAGGGRHGHTNETTTPDTPRLTPPPLNGARRRVFGFDGVGARLPGRRPFPTNNGGVLSGRGGGAAAAASRASPLTERSPLPGQRTPPSPPRFGELGTRPPSIVSRPFVTATAEKRAAEGDATLSRKRGKKSRRGTPLLKYPQMSVDPQRLPLTLTPILIPLCCSTAAHLTERRSPTGPPPCPAPSQAPEGLRTPQYRPQPRRAPTFPLRRSSHTPLPPAPPRTKAPNNGT
- the STMN1 gene encoding stathmin produces the protein MATSDIQVKELEKRASGQAFELILGPRSKEAAPEFPLSPPKKKDVSLEEIQKKLEAAEERRKSHEAEVLKQLAEKREHEKEVLQKAIEENNNFSKMAEEKLTHKMEANKENREAQMAAKLERLREKDKHIEEVRKNKEGKDPGEAETD